The Desulfonatronum sp. SC1 genome segment ATCCAGTTCCACAAGGCGGTTAAAAATCTGGTCGAGTTGTCGTTTTTTGGTTCCATCGGCAGCATAGGGTTCTGTGTGTGTGGTTAGCAAAGTGACCTGCCCGCCATTGATATCCATGGTGCATTCGAGCAAGCACCGTTTTAGGTAGAAATACCTGACCAAAGGATTTTGCTCTTTTATTAAAGGCAGAGCAATGCGTCGGGCATCGGAAAGTGGCCATCTGCTGAGTATTGCCACCCCCGAATTCATCCGCCCCAACCCATTAGAAGGGATGAATGAGGCTTTCCATTGAGACGCATAAACACC includes the following:
- a CDS encoding endonuclease/exonuclease/phosphatase family protein, with product VMSQDEVIRHLTDVAEFINATQPDLLFIQEIDVDSKRSAFVEQLEWLLNHTHLNYGVYASQWKASFIPSNGLGRMNSGVAILSRWPLSDARRIALPLIKEQNPLVRYFYLKRCLLECTMDINGGQVTLLTTHTEPYAADGTKKRQLDQIFNRLVELD